Part of the Sphingopyxis sp. 113P3 genome, CCTTGCCCGGCGTCACGCCGCCGACCATCTGCGTGCCATAGGCGAGCGCCTGTTCGGTATGGAAGGTGCCGGTTGCACCCGTCATGCCTTGCGTGATGACCTTGGTATTCTTGTCGATGAGAATGGACATAGTCTGGCTTCCGTTTCGCATTTCCCCGGCGGAAGCCGGGGTCCATCGGGGGAGATCCCCGGCGTGAGCCGGGGAGCAGAAATCAGGCGAGGCTGGTGTCGAGCGCCTTGCACGCCTCGAGCAGTTCCTTCACCGCATCGACCGAGACCTTGAGGCCCGCCTTGTCGGCCTCGTCGAGTTCGATCTCGATGACTTTCTCCACGCCATTCGCACCGATCAGGACAGGAACGCCAACATAAAGACCGTCAACGCCATATTCGCCGTCGACATAGGCGGCGCAGGGCAGGATGCGCTTCTGGTCGCCGAGATAGGCCTCTGCCATCGCAATGCCCGATGCAGCAGGTGCGTAGAAGGCCGAACCGGTACCGAGCAGTGCGACGATTTCGCCGCCGCCGCCACGAGTGCGCTTGACGATCGCGTCGATCTTTTCCTGGCTCGAGAGGCCCATCTTGACGAGGTCGGGGACCGGGATACCGTTGACGGTCGAGTAGCGGACGACGGGAACCATCGTGTCGCCGTGGCCGCCGAGAACGAAGGTGTTCACATCCTTCACCGACACGTTGAACTCGTCCGCGATGAAGTGGCTGAAGCGCGCCGAATCGAGCACGCCGGCCATGCCGACGACCTTGTTGTGCGGGAGTCCCGAGAATTCGCGCAGCGCCCAGACCATGGCATCGAGGGGGTTGGTGATGCAGATGACGAAGGCGTCAGGAGCGTTGGCCTTGATGCCCTCGCCCACGGCCTTCATCACCTTGAGGTTGATGCCGAGCAGGTCGTCGCGGCTCATCCCCGGCTTGCGGGCGACCCCGGCGGTGACGATGATGACGTCGGCGCCGGCGATGTCCTTATAATCGTTCGAGCCGGTGATCCTTGCGTCGAAGCCGGCGATCGGGCCGACCTGCGAGAGGTCGAGCGCCTTGCCCTGCGGCACGCCTTCAACCACATCGAACAGCACGACGTCGCCGAGTTCCTTCTGCGCGGCGAGCAGCGCCAGTGTTCCGCCGATATTCCCGGCTCCGATCAAAGCGATCTTCTTGCGTCCCATGGCGCGCG contains:
- the mdh gene encoding malate dehydrogenase, with the protein product MGRKKIALIGAGNIGGTLALLAAQKELGDVVLFDVVEGVPQGKALDLSQVGPIAGFDARITGSNDYKDIAGADVIIVTAGVARKPGMSRDDLLGINLKVMKAVGEGIKANAPDAFVICITNPLDAMVWALREFSGLPHNKVVGMAGVLDSARFSHFIADEFNVSVKDVNTFVLGGHGDTMVPVVRYSTVNGIPVPDLVKMGLSSQEKIDAIVKRTRGGGGEIVALLGTGSAFYAPAASGIAMAEAYLGDQKRILPCAAYVDGEYGVDGLYVGVPVLIGANGVEKVIEIELDEADKAGLKVSVDAVKELLEACKALDTSLA